One stretch of Miscanthus floridulus cultivar M001 chromosome 18, ASM1932011v1, whole genome shotgun sequence DNA includes these proteins:
- the LOC136522122 gene encoding disease resistance protein RPM1-like: protein MADALFVVLRKVALSLGEGALEKIAKEVVEAAPLMTDFEHSMKQIEGELSVLQAFINQVSAQRVSDKAFDAWLDQVRDVAHEVEDIIDEYAYLTAQAVDTSSFFKRKFHQIKNIAAWQKFPSQISQVEARIQRLSEMRNRYGFSVSELDRNNNLQLSCQFCLSDSAYLIDNSEIVGNADEIGKLTQCLLEEKQDWSLIAILGMGGLGKTAIASTVYKNQKIITSFDCQAWVIVSQTYQVEELLTEIINQLIIGERASMPSGFMTMSRTRLVEVIQSYLRDKKYFIVLDDVWDKDAWLFLNYAFVRNRCGSKVLITTRRKDVSSLAVDNCVIELKTLNHADSWELFCKKAFRASKDNICPETIRSWANKIVAKCQGLPLAIVTIGSIMSYRGLEEQEWAFFYNQLSWQLANNPELSWVFNVLNLSLNDLPSYLRSCFLYCSLFPEDYKITRKLISKLWIAEGLVEDRGDGTTMEEVAECYLMELTQRSLLQVTERKACGRARTFLMHDLVREVTAIIAKKEKFGIAHGGAGTTQFAHGARRLCVQRGAQTLNSFSSSRLRSFILFDTEVPCSWVHDTLSRFRLLRVLCLRFVNIEQVPDVVTELYNLRYIDFSYTKVKMIPASFRKLVNLQVLDLRCTYVEDLPMEITMLTNLRHLHVFLVHDLQLRSLNCLGATKIPGNICHLKNLQALQVVSANKDLVSQLGNLQLLRSLAIVEMRQSYIAELWNSLTKMPNLNRLLISMCNVKETLDLKTLKPLPNLTLFVLSGKLEGGLLPSIFSVKLKILKLDWSSLKKDPVSSFSQMLNLVDLLLTGAYAGEQLTFCTTWFPNLKSLQLADMEHLSWIEMEDGTMMNLHVLLLAGLRNLKAVPEGIKYIRTLHEMFLTDMSNEFIIRLHGSDNHIVQHIPNINKYDSSDSQAVNNAIYLPWLAKKFGPGAIKYASINCGSSGS, encoded by the exons ATGGCAGATGCCCTCTTCGTTGTTCTCAGAAAAGTTGCTCTCTCCCTGGGGGAAGGAGCACTAGAAAAGATTGCCAAAGAGGTGGTAGAAGCAGCACCCCTCATGACAGATTTTGAGCATAGCATGAAACAAATTGAGGGCGAACTTTCGGTTCTGCAGGCCTTTATTAACCAAGTTAGTGCACAGAGAGTCAGTGACAAGGCATTTGATGCATGGTTGGACCAAGTTAGAGATGTTGCCCATGAGGTAGAAGACATCATTGATGAGTATGCGTATCTTACTGCACAAGCCGTTGATACAAGCAGCTTCTTCAAGAGAAAGTTCCACCAGATCAAGAACATTGCAGCATGGCAGAAGTTCCCTAGCCAGATCAGTCAAGTAGAAGCAAGGATTCAGAGGCTATCAGAAATGAGGAATCGATATGGTTTCTCAGTCAGTGAACTAGACAGAAATAATAATTTGCAGCTCTCCTGTCAGTTTTGTCTGTCAGATTCTGCTTACCTGATAGATAATTCTGAGATAGTGGGAAATGCTGATGAAATTGGAAAACTGACACAATGCCTACTTGAGGAGAAACAAGACTGGTCCCTAATTGCCATCCTTGGTATGGGAGGTTTAGGAAAAACTGCTATCGCAAGCACCGTCTACAAGAATCAAAAGATCATAACATCTTTTGATTGTCAAGCATGGGTTATTGTATCTCAGACTTATCAAGTCGAGGAACTACTAACAGAAATTATAAATCAGCTAATAATAGGTGAGAGAGCAAGCATGCCAAGTGGTTTCATGACCATGAGTCGCACGAGATTAGTTGAGGTAATACAAAGCTATTTGCGGGACAAAAAATACTTCATTGTCCTGGATGATGTATGGGACAAAGATGCTTGGTTATTTTTGAACTATGCATTTGTCAGAAACAGATGTGGAAGTAAAGTGCTGATAACAACCCGGAGAAAAGATGTGTCGTCTTTGGCAGTTGACAACTGTGTCATTGAACTTAAAACCCTTAACCATGCTGACTCTTGGGAACTGTTTTGTAAAAAGGCATTTCGTGCTTCAAAAGATAACATATGTCCTGAAACTATAAGGTCTTGGGCAAACAAAATTGTTGCAAAGTGTCAAGGATTGCCACTTGCCATTGTAACCATTGGAAGTATTATGTCGTACCGTGGCTTAGAGGAACAGGAGTGGGCTTTTTTCTACAACCAACTTAGCTGGCAACTAGCTAACAATCCAGAGCTCAGTTGGGTTTTTAATGTATTAAATCTGAGCTTGAATGATCTACCAAGTTATCTTAGGAGCTGCTTCCTATACTGCAGCCTCTTTCCCGAAGATTACAAGATTACAAGAAAACTTATTTCCAAGCTATGGATagcagaaggtcttgtggaagatagAGGAGACGGAACAACAATGGAGGAAGTTGCTGAGTGTTACCTTATGGAGCTCACTCAACGCTCTCTTCTTCAGGTCACAGAAAGGAAAGCATGTGGAAGAGCTAGAACATTTCTGATGCATGATCTTGTGCGAGAGGTAACGGCAATCATTGCTAAAAAGGAGAAGTTCGGTATTGCACATGGTGGTGCTGGTACAACCCAATTTGCCCATGGAGCTCGCCGCTTATGCGTCCAAAGGGGTGCACAGACCTTGAATTCTTTCAGTAGCTCACGGCTCCGTTCATTCATTTTGTTTGACACTGAAGTACCATGTTCTTGGGTTCATGATACTTTATCACGTTTCAGACTACTGAGGGTCCTATGCCTAAGATTTGTCAATATTGAACAAGTGCCAGACGTGGTCACAGAACTGTATAACTTGCGTTATATAGATTTCTCATACACAAAAGTGAAGATGATACCAGCATCATTTAGAAAACTTGTTAACCTACAAGTTTTGGATCTCAGATGCACCTATGTAGAGGACTTGCCAATGGAAATAACTATGCTAACTAATTTACGGCATTTACATGTGTTTTTAGTCCATGATCTTCAATTGAGATCATTGAATTGCCTCGGTGCTACAAAAATTCCTGGTAATATTTGTCATCTAAAGAATCTACAAGCTTTGCAAGTTGTTTCAGCCAATAAAGATTTGGTTTCACAGCTGGGGAACTTACAATTACTGAGAAGTTTGGCTATTGTGGAAATGCGACAAAGCTACATTGCAGAGTTATGGAACTCACTGACAAAGATGCCTAACCTGAACAGACTACTTATTTCCATGTGCAATGTGAAGGAGACTCTTGACTTGAAAACGCTAAAGCCGTTGCCAAATCTGACGTTATTCGTCCTGTCAGGAAAGTTGGAGGGAGGCTTGCTCCCATCAATATTTTCTGTGAAATTAAAGATATTAAAATTGGACTGGTCTAGTCTGAAGAAGGATCCTGTTAGCTCTTTTTCTCAAATGTTAAATCTTGTTGATCTATTGCTCACTGGAGCATATGCTGGGGAACAGCTAACTTTTTGCACTACATGGTTCCCCAATCTCAAATCTCTGCAATTAGCTGACATGGAACATCTTAGTTGGATTGAGATGGAGGATGGAACAATGATGAATCTACATGTTTTGTTACTTGCTGGTTTAAGGAATCTAAAGGCTGTACCTGAGGGCATCAAGTACATCAGGACACTCCATGAGATGTTTCTGACAGACATGTCAAATGAGTTCATAATAAGACTGCATGGAAGTGACAATCACATTGTTCAACACATACCCAACATCAATAAGTATGACTCTTCTGATTCTCAAGCAG TAAATAACGCCATTTATCTGCCGTGGCTCGCCAAGAAATTTGGTCCAGGTGCAATTAAGTATGCCTCTATAAACTGTGGCTCATCTGGCTCTTGA
- the LOC136520355 gene encoding choline monooxygenase, chloroplastic-like isoform X2: MATGRSLAAVYSARAFRTVPLRAGAWRPRAVAVAVAAAGEPASEHVRRLVAEFDPAVPLDSAVTPPSGWYTDPGFLQLELDRVFLRGWQAVGHIWQVKNPNDFFTGRLGNVEFVICRDANGKLHAFHNVCRHHASLLACGSGQKTCFQCPYHGWTYGLDGTLLKATRISGIKSFNKNDFGLIPIKVATWGPFVLVRFDDESTEDNVYDAVGNEWLGSASDLLGTNGIDTSLPHICRREYIINCNWKVFCDNYLDGGYHVPYAHGALASGLQLQSYETLTYERVSVQRCESAPAEPDDFDRLGTKALYAFVYPNFMINRYGPWMDTNLAVPLDSTRMTRVLSRKA; encoded by the exons ATGGCGACTGGCCGATCGCTCGCCGCGGTATACTCCGCCAGAGCCTTCCGCACCGTGCCTCTCCGAGCAGGCGCATGGCGGccccgcgccgtcgccgtcgccgtcgccgccgcgggcGAGCCCGCGTCCGAGCACGTGCGGAGGCTCGTGGCGGAGTTCGACCCGGCGGTCCCGCTGGACTCCGCGGTCACGCCGCCGAGCGGGTGGTACACCGACCCGGGCTTCCTCCAGCTCGAGCTCGACCGCGTCTTCCTCCGCGGGTGGCAGGCTGTCG GTCACATATGGCAAGTGAAGAACCCAAATGATTTCTTCACAGGAAG ACTGGGAAATGTGGAATTTGTCATATGCCGGGATGCAAATGGGAAACTTCATGCTTTCCACAATGTGTGCCGACATCACGCGTCACTCCTTGCATGTGGAAGTGGTCAGAAGACTTGCTTCCAGTGCCCTTATCAT GGATGGACATATGGATTGGATGGCACCCTCCTGAAGGCTACAAGAATATCAGGAATTAAAAGCTTCAATAAGAAT GATTTTGGTCTCATACCAATCAAGGTGGCTACCTGGGGACCTTTTGTGTTGGTCAGATTTGACGATGAGTCCACTGAAGATAATGTTTATGATGCGGTTGGAAATGAATGGTTGGGTAGTGCTTCAGATCTGTTGGGTACAAATGGAATTGACACTTCACTGCCGCATATTTGCAGGCGAGAATATATTATCAACTGTAACTGGAAG GTCTTTTGTGACAATTACCTAGATGGTGGATATCATGTTCCATATGCACATGGGGCTCTTGCATCCGGTCTGCAGCTTCAATCCTATGAAACACTT ACATATGAAAGAGTTAGTGTTCAAAGATGTGAAAGTGCACCAGCAGAACCAGATGACTTTGATCGCTTAGGGACAAAAGCTCTCTATGCCTTTGTTTATCCAAACTTTATGATCAACAG GTACGGACCTTGGATGGACACTAATCTAGCTGTCCCATTAGATTCAACCAG GATGACCAGAGTTTTATCGAGAAAAGCCTAA
- the LOC136520355 gene encoding choline monooxygenase, chloroplastic-like isoform X1, translated as MATGRSLAAVYSARAFRTVPLRAGAWRPRAVAVAVAAAGEPASEHVRRLVAEFDPAVPLDSAVTPPSGWYTDPGFLQLELDRVFLRGWQAVGHIWQVKNPNDFFTGRLGNVEFVICRDANGKLHAFHNVCRHHASLLACGSGQKTCFQCPYHGWTYGLDGTLLKATRISGIKSFNKNDFGLIPIKVATWGPFVLVRFDDESTEDNVYDAVGNEWLGSASDLLGTNGIDTSLPHICRREYIINCNWKVFCDNYLDGGYHVPYAHGALASGLQLQSYETLTYERVSVQRCESAPAEPDDFDRLGTKALYAFVYPNFMINRYGPWMDTNLAVPLDSTRCKVVFDYFLDKSLLDDQSFIEKSLKDSEQVQIEDIALCEGVQRGLESPAYSVGRYAPSVEMAMHHFHCLIHGNLSG; from the exons ATGGCGACTGGCCGATCGCTCGCCGCGGTATACTCCGCCAGAGCCTTCCGCACCGTGCCTCTCCGAGCAGGCGCATGGCGGccccgcgccgtcgccgtcgccgtcgccgccgcgggcGAGCCCGCGTCCGAGCACGTGCGGAGGCTCGTGGCGGAGTTCGACCCGGCGGTCCCGCTGGACTCCGCGGTCACGCCGCCGAGCGGGTGGTACACCGACCCGGGCTTCCTCCAGCTCGAGCTCGACCGCGTCTTCCTCCGCGGGTGGCAGGCTGTCG GTCACATATGGCAAGTGAAGAACCCAAATGATTTCTTCACAGGAAG ACTGGGAAATGTGGAATTTGTCATATGCCGGGATGCAAATGGGAAACTTCATGCTTTCCACAATGTGTGCCGACATCACGCGTCACTCCTTGCATGTGGAAGTGGTCAGAAGACTTGCTTCCAGTGCCCTTATCAT GGATGGACATATGGATTGGATGGCACCCTCCTGAAGGCTACAAGAATATCAGGAATTAAAAGCTTCAATAAGAAT GATTTTGGTCTCATACCAATCAAGGTGGCTACCTGGGGACCTTTTGTGTTGGTCAGATTTGACGATGAGTCCACTGAAGATAATGTTTATGATGCGGTTGGAAATGAATGGTTGGGTAGTGCTTCAGATCTGTTGGGTACAAATGGAATTGACACTTCACTGCCGCATATTTGCAGGCGAGAATATATTATCAACTGTAACTGGAAG GTCTTTTGTGACAATTACCTAGATGGTGGATATCATGTTCCATATGCACATGGGGCTCTTGCATCCGGTCTGCAGCTTCAATCCTATGAAACACTT ACATATGAAAGAGTTAGTGTTCAAAGATGTGAAAGTGCACCAGCAGAACCAGATGACTTTGATCGCTTAGGGACAAAAGCTCTCTATGCCTTTGTTTATCCAAACTTTATGATCAACAG GTACGGACCTTGGATGGACACTAATCTAGCTGTCCCATTAGATTCAACCAGGTGCAAGGTGGTATTTGATTATTTTCTTGACAAGTCTTTACTG GATGACCAGAGTTTTATCGAGAAAAGCCTAAAAGACAGTGAGCAAGTACAG ATAGAAGACATTGCACTCTGTGAGGGGGTTCAGCGTGGCCTGGAATCGCCGGCTTACAGTGTTGGAAGATACGCTCCGTCTGTGGAGATGGCCATGCACCACTTCCACTGCCTCATACATGGTAACCTTAGTGGGTAG